Proteins co-encoded in one Tiliqua scincoides isolate rTilSci1 chromosome 12, rTilSci1.hap2, whole genome shotgun sequence genomic window:
- the CLCN5 gene encoding H(+)/Cl(-) exchange transporter 5 — translation MESKGFQRGSFHSSTSDEDLVEVAGGALDFSLGDDDPPLDGEMAEGFSSYDGGGMNGASKMMDFLEEPLPGVGTYEDFNTIDWVREKSRDRDRHREITNRSKESTWALIHSVSDAFSGWLLMLLVGLWAGALAGLIDISAHWMTDLKEGVCLKDFWFNHEHCCWLSTETTFEDRDKCPEWRTWAQLLTGKQEGGAFAYVLDYFMYVLWALLFSLLAVLLVRGFAPYACGSGIPEIKTILSGFIIRGYLGKWTLLIKSITLVLAVSSGLSLGKEGPLVHVACCCGNILCHLFTKYRKNEAKRREVLSAAAAAGVSVAFGAPIGGVLFSLEEVSYYFPLKTLWRSFFAALVAAFTLRSINPFGNSRLVLFYVEFHTPWHLIELIPFILLGIFGGLWGAAFIRSNIAWCRRRKTTRLGRYPVAEVLVVTAATAILAFPNEYTRMSTSELISELFNDCGLLDSSKLCDYINDANSTKADDLPDRAAGKGVYKAMWLLALALILKVFITIFTFGMKVPSGLFIPSMAVGAIVGRLLGVGVEQLAYYHHDWGIFKHWCSPGADCVTPGLYAMVGAAACLGGVTRMTVSLVVIMFELTGGLEYIVPLMAAAMTSKWVADAIGREGIYDAHIRLNGYPFLEAKEEFSHKTLAMDVMRPRRSDPALTVLTQDSMTVEDAEAIVSETTYSGYPVVVSRESQRLVGFVLRRDLVISIENARKKQDGIVSSSVIYFTDHSPPLPPSSPSSLKLRSILDLSPFTVTDQTPMEIVVDIFRKLGLRQCLVTHNGKLLGIITKKDVLKHIAQMANQDPDSILFN, via the exons ATGGAGAGCAAAGGCTTCCAGCGGGGCAGTTTCCACAGCAGCACCAGTGATGAAGACCTGGTGGAGGTGGCAGGGGGAGCACTGGACTTCTCCCTGGGCGATGATGACCCTCCTCTGGACGGAGAAATGGCAGAAG GCTTTTCCTCATACGATGGAGGTGGGATGAACGGTGCCAGCAAGATGATGGACTTTCTGGAGGAGCCGCTCCCTGGTGTGGGGACCTACGAAGATTTCAACACGATCGACTGGGTGCGCGAGAAGTCTCGGGACCGCGACAGGCACAGAGAG atCACCAACAGAAGCAAAGAGTCCACCTGGGCCCTGATCCACAGTGTCAGTGACGCTTTCTCAGGATGGCTGCTGATGCTGCTCGTAGGCCTGTGGGCAG GGGCGCTTGCTGGCTTGATTGACATCTCTGCCCACTGGATGACGGACCTGAAGGAAGGGGTGTGTCTGAAGGACTTCTGGTTTAACCACGAGCACTGCTGCTGGCTGTCCACAGAGACTACCTTTGAGGACAGGGACAAGTGCCCCGAATGGAGGACCTGGGCGCAGCTGCTGACTGgcaagcaggaaggg GGGGCCTTTGCCTACGTCCTCGACTACTTCATGTATGTTCTGTGGGcgctgctgttctccctgctggCTGTGCTGCTGGTCAGGGGCTTTGCACCATACGCTTGTGGCTCAGGGATCCCAGAG ATCAAAACCATCCTGAGTGGCTTCATCATCCGGGGCTACCTGGGCAAGTGGACGCTGCTCATCAAATCCATCACCCTGGTGCTTGCCGTCTCTTCGGGCCTGAGCCTGGGCAAGGAGGGGCCTCTGGTGCATGTGGCCTGCTGCTGCGGGAACATCCTCTGCCACCTCTTCACCAAGTACCGGAAGAACGAGGCCAAGCGCCGGGAG GTTTTATCAGCTGCGGCAGCTGCGGGTGTGTCAGTGGCCTTTGGCGCCCCTATCGGCGGTGTCCTGTTCAGCCTGGAAGAG GTCAGCTACTACTTCCCACTCAAGACGCTGTGGCGCTCCTTCTTCGCGGCGCTGGTGGCAGCCTTCACCCTGCGTTCCATCAACCCCTTTGGGAACAGCCGCCTGGTCCTCTTCTATGTGGAGTTCCACACACCCTGGCACTTGATAGAGCTGATTCCCTTCATCCTGCTGGGCATCTTTGGGGGTCTctggggggctgccttcattcGCAGCAACATTGCCTGGTGCCGCCGGCGCAAGACCACCCGGCTGGGCAGGTACCCAGTGGCGGAGGTGCTGGTGGTGACGGCCGCCACGGCCATCCTGGCCTTCCCCAACGAGTACACCCGCATGAGCACCAGCGAGCTCATCTCCGAGCTCTTCAATGACTGTGGCCTTCTGGACTCCTCCAAGCTCTGCGACTACATCAACGATGCCAACAGCACCAAGGCGGACGACCTGCCCGACCGGGCCGCTGGGAAGGGTGTCTACAAGGCCATGTGGCTGCTGGCGCTGGCCCTCATCCTGAAGGTCTTCATCACCATCTTCACGTTCGGCATGAAG GTGCCCTCGGGACTCTTCATCCCCAGCATGGCGGTCGGGGCCATTGTTGGCcggctgctgggggtgggggtggagcagCTGGCCTACTACCACCACGACTGGGGCATcttcaagcactggtgcagcccggGGGCCGACTGCGTCACGCCAGGTCTCTACGCCATGGTGGGGGCCGCAGCCTGCCTAG GGGGAGTGACGCGCATGACAGTCTCCCTCGTGGTCATCATGTTTGAACTCACTGGGGGGCTGGAGTACATCGTGCCTCTGATGGCTGCCGCCATGACCAGCAAGTGGGTGGCAGATGCCATTGGCCGAGAGGGCATCTATGATGCCCACATTCGCCTGAACGGTTACCCCTTCCTGGAGGCCAAGGAGGAGTTCTCACACAAGACCCTGGCCATGGATGTGATGAGGCCACGGCGCAGCGACCCTGCCCTGACAGTCCTCACGCAGGACAGCATGACGGTTGAGGATGCGGAGGCCATAGTCAGCGAGACCACCTACAGCGGCTACCCTGTCGTGGTGTCCAGGGAGTCTCAGCGCCTTGTTGGCTTCGTCCTCCGCCGAGACCTTGTCATCTCCATTG aAAATGCCCGGAAGAAGCAGGATGGAATTGTAAGCAGTTCCGTTATTTATTTCACCGACCACTCCCCGCCACTGCCACCCAGTTCCCCGTCCAGCCTCAAGCTCCGGAGCATCCTCGACCTCAGTCCCTTCACTGTGACAGACCAAACGCCCATGGAGATCGTGGTGGACATTTTCCGCAAGCTCGGCCTGCGCCAATGCCTGGTCACACACAACGG GAAACTCCTGGGCATCATTACCAAAAAGGACGTATTGAAGCACATTGCACAGATGGCGAACCAGGATCCAGACTCCATATTGTTCAATTGA